The Bombus vancouverensis nearcticus chromosome 7, iyBomVanc1_principal, whole genome shotgun sequence region GTCGAAACGTCGTATATACAAAGATACGCCGTATAAGATGCCCGTTCCGTGGTCGTTTCACTTTAAAAATCGTTTCGGACGTTTATTACGTTCCGTTTAGGCGTGCCGTTTATTTGTCATCGAGATGACGATGAGATCATCGTCGATGAAATGCGAAACTCCGTTCTGTTCGAACGTTTGGTCGCGTAGTCTCGTCCCGCATCTTCGGAAACTATACTTTCTCCTATGGCAACTCGATAAGCTCGGCTGGATCGCAGCGATAATACTTGACGCGCGAATTCAGGCCTGAAATTGAGATCGAGATCGCGCAGGAAACTACCATATAAATTCCGTGCCAGCGTTTCTGAATTATTATGTAACGAAGAGTAGTGTCGAGCGATTCCAATTGAGGGTCACACGCACGTACGCTATACACGACGAACAGATAGATAGGCAGAGAAAGCGAGCGAGATCGGGGGACAGAGAAGAGGAGGAAGGAGGAGGATCGTGGAGACGAACCGAGAGGAAAAGCAGATTCAATACATGTAACGATTTTTGAATCTGTAACGATATACGTACGGTGAATTCGTTTTAATTTTCCGATTAACCGCGCGTCTTACGAATTTTTTAGCAGCCGTTTAAACGAATATTTGTCATTTTCTCGCAACACGGTGCCAGATGAAAAATGTCGAAACGTTACGTGTAATCCTTGCGTCGGTGATTTTGAAGAACCGGTGTCGTTCGACTCGAGGGAAAATTTTCTCACGAATACCACCCTGTCCTTGCGCAAGCGAAATGATAAATATTTCATCAAATCGGGCAAAGGGTTAATTGCAAGCTTCTTAAAAATCTGCGTCCGAGAGACAGAATCGTAAACGCTAGATAGGCGAAAATTACACGGTTGCTTCCGCCACGATCGTTTGCCTCGCATTTCCTCCATTCGTCGGCTATGAGTTTCTCCGTTTCCGGTCTCTTGCGTCTCCCTCGAGCCAATTCGAGTCGGCTAAGCCGATTACGAGAAAGATACAGAGGGAGAGATCGAAAGAAGGAACGATGAGTGGTGATCGACGATCGAGCGAGACGATTCGTTCGGCAAGCTACCCTCGTCAAGAGAGAAACGTTGCAGCGAATGTGCGGCGGCAGTTTCTTTTTGTCGGCAGGCGCCACCGCTTCCGGCGCGGCAGACGCGAACACAGGAGTCTAGAGCGAAAAAGAGAGAGCAAAGGAAGCAGGAGGAAGTTTGCTGGAAGCGTATATACATTAAAGCAAGAGTTTTACGACTCGGTCGGGTGTCGAGCTCTCGCGGCTAGCTTAAGCCTCGATGTTTCGGCGATGTTACCCTCTTAGAGGTACGCCGTATCATCTAAAGAAAGTGTCGCGTTGCTAGTCGCGATTCTACTTCCGTAAATCGAGTTACGCGATCGATGTACGTACGATTCGTTCGACTTTGCGCAAAGCTTCTTTTCCCACTGGTCGGTCGCGTGACAAGATTACCGTACGTACGTAGGTGGCAGGATTCTAAGCCCTTTCGAAAGTTAAAAAAAGATACTTAGgaaagatttgattttatttctgTTTCTGGACGCAAGGCCTAGCCCAGGCGGTGTCGGTGACAACGGTGTCCAAGGAGTACGCGGCAAAGGTTTGCCGCACGTGATCTACTGCCGACTTTGGCGCTGGCCAGATTTGCAGTCGCACCACGAACTAAGGGCAATCGAGCATTGCGAGTACGCGTTCACGCAAAAACGGGACGAAGTCTGCATCAACCCGTATCACTATCAACGAATACAAACACCAGGTACGTAGACGGCACGTTTCAATGACGGCTCCAGTTCCTGTTTATGTTTGTATTTATCTTCCGCGCGATTCGTTCGATATGTTCGGTGTAACGTCGACGTCTATCGGTTATTTGAAATTCTGAAACTTTGGAAGGTTGTTTTTTTTCTGTATTCATGCAAACGTTTATCAGCGCACGAAATTTTAGTTTTGCCAGCCATTCTCGTACCACGGCATACCTTGGCCGGGGACGAGTCCGTCCTATACAATACTTCCATCGAGGAGCTCAGTGTCAGCGTGCCAGAAAACACGAGCTTCCACGCGACGTTAAATCATCAGCATCATAATCAACAAAGCATACCGCAGTCACcgcaacaacagcagcaacaacaacagcaacaaccaCCGAACAATCCGTATCAAGGAATGCAGGTTGATATCGGACAAAGTTCCGCTTCTTATTTCGATAAATAACGCGTACGAATTTTCTTTGGATAGAAGAGTATCTTTTTCCTTCTTAGAGTATGCAGGCGACAAGTCCGGCTAGCGTTGGGAGCCTAGGAAGTGTTCAGGGTTCACCACATCCAGCGCCTGGGTCCATGGATCCTCCTGCCGATACTCCACCTCCGGGTTATATAAGCGAAGATGGTGATAACATggatcacaacgacaacatgtCCTTATCGCGTTTGTCTCCCAGTCCTGTCGACGCACAACCAGTTATGTATTGCGAACCAGCATTTTGGTGAGTGATCGTTCACGGGTTATGCAACATCATGCTCGAACTTCCATGCAAAGTGGATCCAGTTTGACGCATTATCCTTGTCAAGGGACGATTCGAATTGTATCTCTCTTTATATCtgatttctctcttttctgttccTACAAGGTGTTCGATAAGTTACTACGAGCTGAATACGAGAGTAGGCGAGACCTTTCATGCGTCGCAACCGAGCATAACGGTGGATGGATTCACCGATCCCAGTAACTCGGAACGTTTCTGTTTGGGTTTACTGTCGAACGTTAATCGTAACACCGTGGTTGAACAGACGAGACGACATATCGGGAAAGGAGCTAGATTATACTACATCGGTGGTGAGGTGTTTGCCGAATGTTTATCGGATTCGAGCATTTTTGTTCAGAGTCCTAATTGTAATCAACGTTATGGTTGGCATCCTGCCACTGTTTGTAAAATACCACCCGGTAAGTGCATAATTCGACGTAACACGTTACAGGTTCCCCTGTACTTCTTATATTCTTTTGACTTTAAAATCGAAGCTTATTTTATAGATCTTCTCTCGTTTGATCTTTCCCGCAGGTTGCAATTTGAAGATCTTCAATAACCAAGAATTTGCCGCATTGTTATCGCAATCAGTTTCCCAAGGATTCGAAGCAGTGTACCAGTTGACTCGTATGTGCACGATCAGAATGAGTTTTGTAAAGGGTTGGGGAGCAGCTTATCGTCGGCAAACCGTGACGTCGACTCCTTGTTGGATAGAGTTGCATTTAAACGGTCCATTACAGTGGCTCGATAGGGTACTCACACAGATGGGATCGCCGCGTTTACCCTGTTCCTCAATGTCATAAGGTTGTATGCTTTTCTCCTTGATGGATGCGGGAAAACAGGGACAATTCGCATGCTGTCATTGTTGTCGTCGTTGTGTACATTGGTTTTTCTTACCGCGGATTTATTGTTTTATCCGAATTCTTTCCAACTACCACCGACCACAGTGATAAACAGTGCAAGAAAAATAGATACGATCACCGTTTTTACGAAGCGTATACGTGTATCCTAGCTTGAAAAGTGCATGGAATACGAGATCGTGTTCGAAGTGCCAGAAAAGCATTCGTTCGGACGAATGAAGATAAAACTGGCGATCGGTTAGTTATAGAAACGCTCAAGTGCTCGAATCGCGTTGCTTCGTCGATGTTTCCTgcgaagaaaaggaaaggacGATGTGCGGGCAAATGAGTGAAGATGAGACCGGTTGAAAATATCATTTATACAGCTATCATCAGTACAGAAAAccaatttttcaataaactgGGACATTACGGTTGAGAATAacaaataacgaaataagtaGATACTATTGACTCACTTACCGCATTGATATGTGGATATAGTGCTTTACGATCCAGGGTTACGAATCCGATTTTAACTGAATTAACAGGGCGAAAACAAGCGCGACTctgtgtgtgcatgtgtgtatgtACGTATACATATGGGCGTACGTTTGTATCCATATATGTAGGTGCATATGTATACGTGCATCGCATTAAAAAAAAGCTCagtctttacatatttttatcgcTTGTTAAGTCAATGCACTTCGGTCGTACAGTATACGTCAGCCCTTAcaaaataatacatattatgtacGTTCACACTGTTTATAGTCTGCTGAGAAGAATTTCTATATAGAGTGGGTAAACGTGTATACCCGTTGAAAAGTTTCTAACAGCACTGGTCTATTTGGAGTCTTTGTCAGTGTTTTTCCTACGAATAAagcgttaaaaaagaaatacatcTGTAAAGTCTATTTCTCTTACACGATAACGATACGGAAGGATTACAGTGTTCAACATGTACGTAACTATTTACACGTTTCATTAACGTTATTACATCCTTGGATGGACCAGAATGTTCAAATATTCTCATAATGGATCGCATCAGGACGGATAGTTATGTTTCTGCGTATTTGGAGGTTTTGTGAATGGTTAGTCAGTTCAGACGAATCATTCAGCACATAATGCGGACAATGTTTTAACAGACATTTCTGGGTCGAAATTGAAAATGTTGTTACGTATTAAGGTGTCTTATCTCGAGTAATTGATATTCTTATTAAGGATAAGCGCTATATTTCTTAACGTTGATAGGAGTACTAAGCGCACGAAGTCTATGGTAGACAGATATATCTATTTACTTGATATCGCATGGAAAAAATTGATCAATACTTCAGAAAATTATGTACGTATATTTACTATCGAGCATCTAAAACTTTATGCGCCACATAGCAAACGTTAACCGTATGAGTGCCACGAATTATCGCAGAAGTTAATCGGCAAGAGCCAATCTTATCCTTTTATCAATCTCtgttttacaatttacaatatccattattaatttagttgtttataatttaaaattattattgaagTTTCTGTATTGTAATATTTCTGTATGACAGATGCGATGGCATTTTCCGATATAGCGTGCGAGCAGCGTAATCACGTTGCGTGGCACTTAGAGGGTTAAAAAGCACATTTTGGTGTTGATATTCAGCGTAGCGAATCACTTGTTATTTAAAAATCGTTGCAGGAATGTTGGTTCGTTGTATAGGATCGTAAacgatgttttttttttatagagaaaACATGCTTTTGCATGCAGAGGATAATCAATCGTTTGATTATACTGTAAGCTTTGAAACAATATAATTGAAATGTCTTCTGAAATTTTATATGAAACTAACGAACGTAGGAAAAGCGCATACAGTTTTCGAGCGATACAAAAGGcacaataaaatgaaaatttataagGATAAGGAAACTTTATCAAGAGAGAGTGCAAGAAAATAATGGTCTGGCCTTGAATGTGAGATGCTTTTAGATATATCGAGCACATTGTTTCTACactattttaaattcatttacaAATTGTTTTAGAGTCGAGTGTATTAAAAAGTTTCTATTTTAttgtagaatttataaaatatttcatattcgaGACTAACCGAAACAAAAGGAAAACAATTTTTAGAAACATCAACGTCTTTCACGTAGAACATATGAACATAAAAATGAGATAACGAAGttacgtattttattatattatgagATATATATTAATATCGATGTACGAATAGTCTTTGCACCAAGTGCATGGATTCAgttatcttcttcttcttttttaacgaataaatttttaaaaataatctatacACGACTTCTATGGAGTCTTTATGTACGATAGGGGCCAATTGCACGCACAGAATGTGAGATTTGATCTCGACAAAAACGTCAAATCTTATAAGGAATCGGttcctttttttatatattttttgccAACATCgatcattttacaatttttctaattaacTTTTGAAATAGTAGACAATTGGTTTAATCATTAATTCGTGTATAAAACTGTATAAATTTTATCAAGTAGAAAGGAACGATCGAATGTTTCCGTTAATTATTAAGGCAAAGAAAACATTGTCGTGAATAATCGCAAATGCGAAAAATCTATTTTTTTAATAGTGTCTTAATCGTTTTGACGAAGAAACATTATGTGCTAAGTTTTTAATCACTTTAATGAAAAGGCAAGTGATTTTTCATCCATTATAGATACATAATAATTCTCATGAATCGATCGACGTCTTTTGTTCGTATTATGTAGCTGATCACACTGTAATATCCTATatcatttttctaatattttatttttctttttttttttttactgtttaCAGACCTGCCTTTTGTACGTCGTTAGATCAAGAAATACGGCAGTGACGAAGACGATTCGTGAACTTACtgattacaaatttttatcgaatcgatACCATGTTCCAATGATTGTGTTACATTACCAATTCTAGAAGAATATCGAAGGGAGGACGAGCTTGGGCAGTAGCTATGGAAAAGATAGTCAAAAAAACGTGATTTTAAGcgatataattttattgatTCTTAGGTAGTATTATTAATTGCACAACGTAATAACACGAATACGTTGATCTTTTACAAGGATATTTCCTACTTCTAATCAACATGCATATCTGATGTTTCATTCACGAGGAAAATTTAATGTCGTCGTACGTTCTtcgaaatcataaaaaaaaaaacgtatacAGACCTCGTGAAAGTCAAACACGACATCGTCGGGCAGCTCGAATAATCGAATAGTAATAcaaacgagaaagaaaataactatatattagtaatatatGATGCACACCTACTTGGACTCGTGTTAATTGATATTGTCTCGCgtaaggaaaaattaaaatcgTTTGATCGTCGAATACTTAACAACCACTTGCCTCTCTGTCAGACTGCCACTAGTATATTAATTAAGGAAACATGAACAGGGGAATCGAAGACCCCGCCCTCGCCTTTCTTCGTCGTCCTGGAAATCCTACTCGTTCGTTTTACGTTAGCATAAGATCAAAATAAATACATCTATGACGTGAAGAAAGAGACAGACCACTGAAAAACGCGTTTAATTCGCCAAAGTATATTAAGTGTAGCAATTGCCaaagtttttcttttctttttgtaagTACAAGAACGTCGAGCCGACCGCGACTGTAGTAGTCGCGATTCAGATGCGCACGAATTGTTAAATTGTGACgttctcgtttttctttttcccttacAAATTCGTAATTGTTACCATTGTTACCATTGtgtttctttacttttattCTAGATATGTTTAGTGTCTTGACCTGCCGAACAATCGAGCGGTCCgacgattttataaatttttaattctatagcTACTTATATATTTTGTGTGCTAATAGACGCATGCACACAAAGGGAAGCATCGACTAACGTATAACTTCTACAAATCagatatttttttacatattaaaaaGACGTGAAATTTTTTTGCGTGCGATACATTTGATGACGGTTGTTATCGTCGATGTTCCCCTGGTGTGGATGAGATGTTTTACGAGAATACGAGATAAAATCGCGAGCTTGAAAGAACGAGTGCGAGAGTATATAGGTGAGAGACGTCGAGTCGATAAATATCGAGTGTGAGATTgtatgataattataaataaatgtacACATTAAGTCTAATAAACATGATTCTGTCGCTTTTTATTAATTCATAGTTACGAAGAGACTGTACCTAATGATATCGCCAATTCTACGAATATACCCATAAGTACACGGTAACATTTTGTTTAAGATATTTACGTGTTTaggaatattataaattttagtgCAATTTTGTAGAACCGTAAAGTAGGACTAGGGCATATAAAACATAAATCTACTATTAAAAGTGAATTAACAGTTTTATGGGACaaaaaaatttgtatcattTGACTACGATGAAGTGAATACAATCTATACAAGTGTACAACATTGCGCTTATATTACTTATTATAACTCATCGGTGTCTGTGACTGAGTAGCAGCAACAATCGCAATAAAACTTCGATAAACCGGTTTCGTGCCATAAAGTAACATGTTTAAAAGCTCTTACGAGTTCTTACAAATCATCCATCCAAAATGATCGAATCGCAAAATTATCGTTTTTCTGTACATGGCATGTTAACTGAATACATAAAGAGTTCCGCAATACGAAACAATTGTCGATTTATATCGCttacgcgaaattacattatacgttttacatttttatagttaTCCCTACTTTAAGTCTTTGTTTCTCGTTTgaagtatttattaaaatgTGAAATCGCACGCGTGTTCAATGTAGTTAATGTGTTTCGTTAGAAAAAGATTAACGTTTGCGGGATACGACGCGATAATATAAGACTTCTGATTTCCGCTATATAATACAATCAAGGGAGTTTCTGTAATATTCTAATATTCGGTGAGAATCTTTCGTCCCAAACAATTACGCtgtctttcctcttttttcggATTGATCTGTTGCTGCTGactttaataacaattttacgAACGACCATTGTGTTTCGAGGCTAGCAACTTCCTCACAGAAAATACGCTCATAGATAGGCCAATAATTGCAAGCAAACATGCTGATGTGGTGGTAAGGCGATCGATCGAATTTCTGCGGAACACAGACGAGACAGATCCCTACAACAAACAAtcaattaattttctttcgtgATGTTAAGGTTCAAACGAATCGAAAAAGGTATAATATTTCAAGATTTTATTATTCTAGGAGAAACACAGTAAACGCTATTACATAACATTTACCTTTACATGTCGAAAATACTTTACCTGTTGGAATGATAATCTAAAAGCATAGAGGGTTGCAGGAGTCAGATACATCTTTAAACCACGGCTTTTCTTCGTACTctaaaaaaaaatgtagaatGTGTAGATCACGTATTTGTTAtataatctacaaaaaaaagGCGGGTGTCAAATTTACAGATGGAGAATATGTAACATTGGATCACATCCAAATTGGTTATTGTAAACAATTCGGATTGCGCTGTCAAAAACCACACATTTTTATCATGCCTAGAATTGATCCTTGCATTTGATTTTTATAGAGAATGGTAGCGTCAATGTACAAAATTGTTCATAAAATTATGTTAAAaaagctattttatttttaaaattatttcacgcTATATatcatgaatttttatttactatttcaatttttttaaattacgctaaacaatttgtttaatattttacttttgGAAACTGAGAAGTACACAGGAAATGCAGAATATCAATGATATGAAAGTTGCATTGATAAGTGATCAAGGCATGCTATGTTTCGTCAAAAGAGTACTATGTATTGCGTAAATATC contains the following coding sequences:
- the Smox gene encoding smad on X isoform X4; the encoded protein is MPSPGGVGDNGVQGVRGKGLPHVIYCRLWRWPDLQSHHELRAIEHCEYAFTQKRDEVCINPYHYQRIQTPVLPAILVPRHTLAGDESVLYNTSIEELSVSVPENTSFHATLNHQHHNQQSIPQSPQQQQQQQQQQPPNNPYQGMQSMQATSPASVGSLGSVQGSPHPAPGSMDPPADTPPPGYISEDGDNMDHNDNMSLSRLSPSPVDAQPVMYCEPAFWCSISYYELNTRVGETFHASQPSITVDGFTDPSNSERFCLGLLSNVNRNTVVEQTRRHIGKGARLYYIGGEVFAECLSDSSIFVQSPNCNQRYGWHPATVCKIPPGCNLKIFNNQEFAALLSQSVSQGFEAVYQLTRMCTIRMSFVKGWGAAYRRQTVTSTPCWIELHLNGPLQWLDRVLTQMGSPRLPCSSMS
- the Smox gene encoding smad on X isoform X2, which produces MYVRFVRLCAKLLFPLVGRVTRLPPSPGGVGDNGVQGVRGKGLPHVIYCRLWRWPDLQSHHELRAIEHCEYAFTQKRDEVCINPYHYQRIQTPVLPAILVPRHTLAGDESVLYNTSIEELSVSVPENTSFHATLNHQHHNQQSIPQSPQQQQQQQQQQPPNNPYQGMQSMQATSPASVGSLGSVQGSPHPAPGSMDPPADTPPPGYISEDGDNMDHNDNMSLSRLSPSPVDAQPVMYCEPAFWCSISYYELNTRVGETFHASQPSITVDGFTDPSNSERFCLGLLSNVNRNTVVEQTRRHIGKGARLYYIGGEVFAECLSDSSIFVQSPNCNQRYGWHPATVCKIPPGCNLKIFNNQEFAALLSQSVSQGFEAVYQLTRMCTIRMSFVKGWGAAYRRQTVTSTPCWIELHLNGPLQWLDRVLTQMGSPRLPCSSMS
- the Smox gene encoding smad on X isoform X1 — encoded protein: MTSMLSSFNPPIVKRLLGWKKAEGEDKWSEKAVKSLVKKLKKSTGLDELEKAITTQSCNTKCITIPRPSPGGVGDNGVQGVRGKGLPHVIYCRLWRWPDLQSHHELRAIEHCEYAFTQKRDEVCINPYHYQRIQTPVLPAILVPRHTLAGDESVLYNTSIEELSVSVPENTSFHATLNHQHHNQQSIPQSPQQQQQQQQQQPPNNPYQGMQSMQATSPASVGSLGSVQGSPHPAPGSMDPPADTPPPGYISEDGDNMDHNDNMSLSRLSPSPVDAQPVMYCEPAFWCSISYYELNTRVGETFHASQPSITVDGFTDPSNSERFCLGLLSNVNRNTVVEQTRRHIGKGARLYYIGGEVFAECLSDSSIFVQSPNCNQRYGWHPATVCKIPPGCNLKIFNNQEFAALLSQSVSQGFEAVYQLTRMCTIRMSFVKGWGAAYRRQTVTSTPCWIELHLNGPLQWLDRVLTQMGSPRLPCSSMS
- the Smox gene encoding smad on X isoform X3, with protein sequence MQSIHGRAILLSKRPSPGGVGDNGVQGVRGKGLPHVIYCRLWRWPDLQSHHELRAIEHCEYAFTQKRDEVCINPYHYQRIQTPVLPAILVPRHTLAGDESVLYNTSIEELSVSVPENTSFHATLNHQHHNQQSIPQSPQQQQQQQQQQPPNNPYQGMQSMQATSPASVGSLGSVQGSPHPAPGSMDPPADTPPPGYISEDGDNMDHNDNMSLSRLSPSPVDAQPVMYCEPAFWCSISYYELNTRVGETFHASQPSITVDGFTDPSNSERFCLGLLSNVNRNTVVEQTRRHIGKGARLYYIGGEVFAECLSDSSIFVQSPNCNQRYGWHPATVCKIPPGCNLKIFNNQEFAALLSQSVSQGFEAVYQLTRMCTIRMSFVKGWGAAYRRQTVTSTPCWIELHLNGPLQWLDRVLTQMGSPRLPCSSMS
- the LOC117156029 gene encoding uncharacterized protein LOC117156029, which produces MFHIRYRVSIITVLGNLDKVSPEIEKRIYVNLHVEKSTKKSRGLKMYLTPATLYAFRLSFQQGSVSSVFRRNSIDRLTTTSACLLAIIGLSMSVFSVRKLLASKHNGRS